A stretch of the Polluticoccus soli genome encodes the following:
- a CDS encoding 3-hydroxybutyryl-CoA dehydrogenase: protein MLQQIKTVTVIGSGTMGNGICHVFAQGGYNVHMMDINQAALDRAIGTIGKNMDRQVTKGSLTEADKAAALGRIATYTDLATAVKDADLIIEAATENIDLKMKIFQDLDKLAPENAILATNTSSISITRIASYTRRPTKVIGMHFMNPVPVMKLVEIINGYATDAKVTELIYDLSKQLGKVPCVVNDYPGFIANRILMPMINEAILSLQEGVAGVEEIDTIMKLGMAHPMGPLQLADFIGLDTCLAILNVLYTGFGNQKYAPASLLINMVQAGYLGAKSGEGFYKYTPGSKELVVSDRLASKQWKM from the coding sequence ATGTTACAACAAATCAAAACCGTTACCGTTATCGGCTCGGGAACAATGGGAAATGGTATCTGCCACGTATTCGCTCAAGGCGGCTACAATGTGCACATGATGGACATCAACCAGGCGGCTTTAGATAGGGCCATTGGTACCATCGGTAAGAATATGGACCGCCAGGTAACCAAAGGCTCGCTTACAGAAGCTGATAAAGCCGCGGCACTGGGTCGTATCGCTACTTATACAGACCTGGCAACAGCAGTAAAAGATGCTGACCTGATCATTGAAGCAGCTACGGAAAACATCGACCTGAAGATGAAGATCTTCCAGGACCTGGATAAGCTGGCTCCGGAAAATGCTATCCTCGCTACCAATACTTCTTCTATTTCTATTACCCGCATAGCATCGTATACCAGACGCCCAACCAAGGTCATCGGTATGCACTTTATGAACCCTGTACCGGTAATGAAATTGGTAGAGATCATCAATGGATATGCTACTGATGCAAAGGTGACGGAGCTGATCTACGACTTATCGAAACAACTGGGCAAAGTACCATGCGTTGTGAATGACTATCCAGGCTTTATCGCTAACCGTATCCTGATGCCTATGATCAACGAAGCCATCCTGTCGCTGCAGGAAGGTGTAGCTGGTGTTGAAGAGATCGATACCATCATGAAACTGGGTATGGCGCACCCAATGGGGCCGCTGCAACTGGCCGACTTTATTGGCCTGGATACATGCCTCGCTATTCTGAACGTTCTGTACACAGGCTTCGGCAACCAGAAGTATGCTCCGGCATCTCTGCTTATCAACATGGTGCAGGCAGGCTACCTCGGCGCTAAAAGCGGTGAAGGTTTCTATAAATACACACCGGGAAGCAAAGAGCTGGTGGTGTCAGACCGCCTTGCCAGCAAGCAATGGAAAATGTAA
- a CDS encoding HPP family protein: protein MPVKTIRRSYRKVRYIVYKETLVDWKEHVLTFIGSFIGIALIGLLSSKYFTAHDTLFLIGSFGASAVLIYGVINSPLAQPRNLVGGHLISACIGVIVHYLIPQEVWLASALAVSLSIVAMQITKTLHPPGGATALIANIGSEKIKALGFLYIVSPVLTGVLILLGIALIFNNITPYRKYPKR from the coding sequence ATGCCCGTAAAGACTATCAGACGTAGCTATCGCAAGGTGCGCTACATTGTGTATAAAGAAACCCTTGTTGACTGGAAAGAGCATGTACTCACTTTTATTGGTTCTTTCATTGGTATTGCGCTGATCGGTTTGTTAAGCAGCAAATATTTCACAGCGCACGACACATTATTCCTGATCGGGTCTTTTGGCGCATCTGCCGTGCTTATATATGGTGTTATCAATAGCCCGTTGGCACAACCACGCAACCTGGTGGGCGGCCACCTCATCAGTGCCTGCATTGGAGTCATTGTTCACTACCTTATCCCTCAGGAGGTTTGGCTGGCTTCAGCGTTGGCAGTGTCGCTTTCTATAGTTGCTATGCAGATCACTAAAACACTACATCCTCCCGGCGGCGCTACAGCGCTTATCGCCAATATTGGCAGCGAAAAGATCAAAGCGCTGGGCTTTCTATATATCGTCAGTCCCGTATTGACAGGCGTGCTGATCCTCCTCGGCATTGCCCTGATATTCAATAATATCACCCCTTATAGGAAATACCCTAAGAGATAA
- a CDS encoding C39 family peptidase, with amino-acid sequence MKCFPTWKRIPVITGIVLLFLSACCKPELIGNVPNTLRPQETNNWCWAATTQMLAQHLGVSITQCSLANQRFTRTDCCNPQNDGATCPKTNNCNMPGWIMLDAAGCKSDESGTALSWENLRKQIFCSKKPMAWTYGTEGVVGHVVIVKGYLTLGGTNYVVLNDPWSPCMGQERIITYAEYTDPAGTSTHWNTWYNIAKK; translated from the coding sequence ATGAAATGCTTTCCTACCTGGAAACGCATACCTGTAATCACAGGTATCGTCCTATTATTTCTTAGCGCCTGCTGCAAACCAGAACTCATCGGAAACGTACCTAATACGCTACGTCCGCAAGAGACCAATAACTGGTGCTGGGCAGCTACTACCCAAATGCTGGCACAACACCTGGGTGTGTCCATTACCCAATGTTCACTGGCCAACCAGCGATTTACCAGAACCGACTGCTGCAATCCACAGAACGATGGAGCCACTTGTCCGAAAACCAACAACTGTAACATGCCCGGCTGGATCATGCTGGATGCCGCAGGATGCAAATCGGACGAAAGCGGCACAGCACTAAGCTGGGAGAACCTGCGTAAGCAGATCTTCTGCAGCAAGAAACCAATGGCATGGACTTATGGCACCGAGGGTGTTGTAGGGCACGTGGTGATCGTGAAGGGTTACCTCACCCTGGGTGGTACCAATTATGTTGTATTGAACGACCCCTGGTCGCCCTGCATGGGACAGGAACGCATCATCACTTACGCGGAGTACACAGATCCTGCCGGTACATCTACCCACTGGAACACCTGGTACAACATAGCCAAGAAATAA
- the surE gene encoding 5'/3'-nucleotidase SurE: MATDRPVILVTNDDGIAAPGIFNLVEAVKELGDVVVVAPDSPQSGMGHAITIGHPLRLYKADIFGDIPAWQCSGTPVDCVKLARDKILHRKPDICVSGINHGANYSINVIYSGTMSAAMEAAIEGIPSIGFSLLDFNYDADFTVARNVATTITRRVLEQKMPAHTLLNVNIPIVQPHEFKGMKVCRQAYAKWKEEFDHRVDPRGKDYYWMTGKFVNMDEGHDTDVEALAKNYASIVPVKFDLTDMQMKAMLEEQWKDMS; the protein is encoded by the coding sequence ATGGCAACAGACAGACCAGTCATTTTAGTAACGAACGACGACGGAATAGCAGCACCCGGCATTTTCAACCTTGTAGAAGCTGTCAAAGAACTTGGAGACGTGGTAGTAGTAGCACCCGACAGTCCGCAATCGGGCATGGGACACGCCATCACTATAGGCCACCCTCTACGGCTGTACAAAGCCGATATATTTGGCGACATACCTGCCTGGCAGTGCAGTGGTACACCGGTAGACTGCGTAAAGCTTGCCCGTGATAAGATACTGCACCGTAAACCTGATATATGCGTAAGTGGCATTAACCACGGAGCCAACTACTCTATTAACGTCATCTATTCCGGCACCATGTCCGCTGCTATGGAGGCGGCCATTGAGGGAATCCCCTCTATCGGTTTTTCGCTTCTTGACTTCAATTACGACGCTGACTTTACCGTTGCCCGCAACGTAGCTACCACCATTACCCGCAGGGTGCTGGAGCAGAAGATGCCTGCCCATACGCTGCTCAATGTCAACATCCCCATCGTTCAGCCGCATGAGTTTAAGGGCATGAAAGTTTGCCGCCAGGCCTATGCCAAATGGAAAGAAGAGTTTGACCACCGCGTTGACCCACGGGGTAAGGACTATTATTGGATGACAGGTAAGTTCGTGAATATGGATGAGGGACATGATACGGATGTTGAAGCCCTGGCAAAGAATTATGCGTCCATCGTTCCGGTAAAGTTTGACCTGACCGACATGCAGATGAAGGCCATGCTGGAAGAACAGTGGAAGGACATGTCCTAG
- a CDS encoding ABC transporter permease, which yields MRSLLAIEWLKYKSYRTFWILTGFFIVLLPLWNYGIANSLFNINGSGNSGINVLNQVYSFSYVWENVGFWASIFVMFISVLMIILTTNEYQYRTNRQNVIDGWSRMDFYHAKWQVALALAVLTTLYVFIVGVGFALRTDTMSNFPGHIEKLFYVFILSLNYYGFSLLLSLFFKRSGITIGMFFLYCMIIESLLSRVINWKLDTKIGNYMPLQASDELLPFPILDLFKSIARLQEAPSALPYVIASAAWIAIYYFAGRQKLLKSDW from the coding sequence ATGAGATCCTTACTTGCTATAGAATGGCTCAAATACAAGAGCTATCGCACTTTCTGGATACTTACAGGCTTCTTCATCGTGCTGCTGCCGCTGTGGAACTATGGTATCGCTAACAGCCTCTTTAACATAAACGGCAGCGGCAACTCCGGCATCAATGTGCTCAACCAGGTATACTCCTTCAGCTACGTTTGGGAGAACGTAGGCTTCTGGGCCAGCATCTTCGTGATGTTCATCTCTGTGCTCATGATCATCCTGACCACCAATGAATACCAGTACCGCACCAACCGACAGAACGTGATAGATGGCTGGAGCCGCATGGACTTCTACCATGCAAAATGGCAGGTGGCCCTTGCGCTGGCTGTGCTTACCACTTTGTACGTATTCATCGTGGGCGTAGGCTTTGCGTTACGAACCGATACAATGAGCAACTTCCCCGGCCATATAGAAAAGTTGTTTTACGTCTTTATTCTCTCGCTCAACTATTATGGTTTCTCGCTACTGCTATCACTATTCTTCAAACGCAGCGGCATCACCATCGGCATGTTCTTCCTGTATTGCATGATCATTGAAAGCCTGCTGAGCCGGGTGATCAACTGGAAGTTGGACACGAAGATCGGTAACTACATGCCCCTGCAAGCCAGCGACGAACTGCTGCCTTTCCCTATCCTCGACCTGTTCAAATCGATAGCCCGACTGCAGGAAGCACCTTCTGCTTTGCCTTATGTCATTGCCTCGGCTGCATGGATAGCTATCTATTATTTTGCAGGCCGTCAGAAATTACTAAAGAGCGATTGGTAA
- a CDS encoding ABC transporter ATP-binding protein, whose product MNTILSINQLAKSYGQIQALKGVSFDVPEGSVFGILGPNGSGKTTLLGIVLDVLNADAGNYNWFGGMPNDVARRQLGSLLETPNFYHYLSAMDNLKIAAAIKQRGDDDRLRVLEQVGLLQRKDSAFQTFSLGMKQRLAIASCLLGHPKVLVLDEPTNGLDPAGIAEIRELILKLNREGFTIIMASHLLDEVEKVCTHVAILKKGELLINGPVNEVLRSEDQIEVAADNLQTLQDALRTMPGITQMRPVAGGLLLSCEKTVDPTHVNQHCISKGIVLSHLVLKKKSLETKFIELTNQ is encoded by the coding sequence GTGAACACCATTCTTTCTATCAACCAGCTCGCCAAGAGTTACGGACAGATACAGGCGTTGAAAGGCGTATCGTTCGATGTACCTGAAGGCAGCGTATTTGGCATACTTGGCCCCAATGGCAGCGGTAAGACCACCCTGCTGGGCATCGTCCTTGATGTACTCAATGCCGATGCCGGCAATTACAATTGGTTTGGCGGAATGCCCAACGATGTAGCAAGGCGTCAGCTAGGATCACTGCTGGAAACACCCAACTTCTACCACTACCTATCAGCAATGGATAATCTGAAGATCGCGGCCGCCATCAAGCAGCGTGGTGACGACGACAGGCTGCGAGTACTGGAACAGGTAGGCCTGCTGCAACGTAAGGACAGCGCATTCCAGACATTCTCACTTGGTATGAAGCAACGTCTTGCCATTGCGTCATGTTTGCTGGGCCATCCTAAAGTGTTGGTGCTTGATGAACCTACCAACGGCCTGGACCCGGCGGGCATCGCCGAGATACGTGAGCTTATCCTGAAACTGAACCGTGAGGGTTTCACCATCATCATGGCCAGCCACCTGCTGGATGAAGTGGAGAAGGTTTGCACCCATGTAGCTATCCTCAAAAAAGGCGAGCTGCTTATAAATGGCCCGGTGAATGAAGTGCTGCGCAGTGAGGACCAAATAGAAGTGGCTGCTGACAACCTGCAAACGCTACAGGATGCCCTGCGTACGATGCCGGGCATTACACAAATGCGCCCTGTTGCAGGAGGACTACTCCTATCATGTGAGAAGACCGTTGACCCGACGCACGTTAACCAACACTGCATCAGCAAAGGCATTGTACTCTCTCACCTGGTGCTCAAAAAGAAGAGCCTCGAAACCAAATTCATCGAACTCACAAACCAATAA
- a CDS encoding SDR family oxidoreductase, whose translation MSLQGKTIFITGASRGIGKAIALRLAREGANIIIAAKSVEDDPRLGGTIQQTADEVTAAGGKALAVQCDIRDEEQILQAIQKGTALFGGLDALINNASAINLSNTQTLEAKRFDLMHDINVRGTFLVTKHCIPFLKKGNNPHIITLSPPVDLDPKWFGMHLAYTLAKYNMSMMTLGWAQELKKDGIAANSLWPATTIATAAVKNLLGGDFLVQRSRKPDIVAEAIYHILQTPSKEFTGNLLLDEQVLTEAGITNFDEYAINPGGPLQKDLFLN comes from the coding sequence ATGTCGCTACAAGGAAAGACCATTTTTATCACCGGTGCCAGCAGGGGTATTGGTAAGGCTATTGCATTGAGACTGGCCCGCGAAGGCGCTAACATTATTATAGCTGCAAAGTCAGTAGAGGATGATCCGAGACTGGGTGGTACTATACAACAAACAGCCGATGAAGTGACAGCTGCAGGCGGCAAGGCACTGGCAGTACAATGCGACATCAGGGATGAAGAGCAGATATTACAGGCTATCCAAAAAGGCACAGCTCTTTTTGGTGGCCTGGATGCGCTGATCAATAACGCCTCTGCTATCAATCTATCTAATACACAAACATTAGAGGCGAAGCGCTTCGACCTGATGCATGATATCAATGTGCGCGGTACATTCCTTGTGACCAAGCACTGCATACCTTTCTTAAAGAAGGGCAATAACCCGCACATCATTACACTTTCGCCGCCAGTGGACCTCGATCCGAAATGGTTCGGCATGCACCTGGCATATACCCTGGCCAAGTACAACATGAGCATGATGACACTTGGCTGGGCGCAGGAACTGAAGAAGGATGGCATTGCGGCTAATTCACTCTGGCCGGCGACGACGATCGCAACAGCAGCTGTCAAAAACCTGCTTGGTGGCGACTTCCTGGTACAGCGCAGCCGCAAGCCGGATATAGTTGCAGAAGCCATTTACCATATCCTTCAAACACCTTCAAAGGAATTTACCGGCAACCTGTTGCTGGACGAACAAGTACTAACCGAAGCTGGTATTACCAACTTCGATGAGTATGCGATCAACCCCGGTGGGCCGCTGCAAAAAGACCTTTTCCTTAACTAA
- a CDS encoding M15 family metallopeptidase, giving the protein MENSIKPPIEFSGDAQLLLYTRYGDPRDIGWDHKWINEWHVQQLFPWFPESHIRIHKHFAPLLEKAFKELEEANLHTEIKKLDSAYEIRLMKGSEAVLSVHSWGAAIDLNAHENPYGSAGNWSEAFIEIMSKASVFCGQQWPVRKDPMHFSMVNG; this is encoded by the coding sequence ATGGAAAACAGCATAAAACCACCTATAGAATTTTCGGGCGACGCTCAACTATTACTATACACCCGTTACGGTGATCCGAGAGATATTGGATGGGACCATAAATGGATCAACGAGTGGCATGTTCAGCAGCTTTTCCCTTGGTTCCCGGAATCCCATATACGCATCCACAAGCATTTCGCTCCTTTGCTTGAAAAGGCTTTCAAAGAGTTGGAGGAAGCGAACCTGCATACAGAGATCAAGAAACTCGACAGCGCTTATGAGATACGACTGATGAAAGGCAGCGAGGCTGTACTATCTGTACATAGCTGGGGCGCAGCCATTGATCTCAACGCTCACGAAAACCCTTACGGAAGTGCCGGCAACTGGAGCGAAGCCTTCATTGAGATCATGAGTAAAGCTTCTGTTTTTTGCGGACAACAATGGCCCGTTCGAAAAGATCCGATGCACTTTTCTATGGTTAATGGCTAA